The sequence CTCGTCTATTTCGACGTGCTCGACGGCCAAGTCACGAATGCCATCAACAAGGACGCGACGCCCCTTGGCGAGCTTAGTCAACAGCCACACTGCATGCAGAGTCTTGCCACTTCCAGGCACACCGGTAATCAAAGTAATCATTTTCCGAACACCATTCTCGTTGCGGACGTAAGCAGATAGAACGAGACACGTGCAGAGAGCGCACCGAGTACGTACGAGATCCCTTCACCGACCCCACCGAGAGCCAACACGTTAGCGAGATCGCCCCCCAGACCTCCGACGCTCTGAGTCATCCACTGAATCGTTTGGTCCAACGCCAGATCAACGCCCGCAACAGCCATAAAACCTATCCCGAGGGCGAGCAGCACACGCGTGACAATCGGCCCAACCAGAGATACAAGCATCCCGGCCCAGCTCATGATTTCAGCCCCGTGCAGAAAATGAGTGCAGCAGCAAGCG comes from Burkholderia savannae and encodes:
- a CDS encoding DUF2523 domain-containing protein, producing MSWAGMLVSLVGPIVTRVLLALGIGFMAVAGVDLALDQTIQWMTQSVGGLGGDLANVLALGGVGEGISYVLGALSARVSFYLLTSATRMVFGK